One Cryobacterium roopkundense genomic region harbors:
- a CDS encoding MarP family serine protease: MTGSTVLDLFLIVLLLGSLVNGYRSGLVRSLSGIIGAIAGGIAAFFVVPLVGTWIPAPEWRTPAALGAAVILVAVGFSLGASVGNSIGRVAHRSKLGIIDRLLGAGFSAVASALIASMVAFSVGALGVPYLSPAIASSSVISGIDNLTPDPVKSLLAQLRSAAVQEGLPRIVDAFSGPAPATADADTSSPALAVAAQSVMRITGTAYACGQSQSGTGFVVAPNRVITNAHVVAGVTEPVIESPAGEALPGTVVYFDSVNDLAVIAVDGLEEPALPLGDDLSVGSSAVAHGYPFGGPFVADPARVLSLGTLSVADIYGQDPTPRQVYTLASDVQQGESGGPLLSESGEVTGVIFAKSADTDNVGYALALEEFAPVVAEAPGLTASVSSGTCIRG; this comes from the coding sequence ATGACCGGTTCGACGGTACTTGACCTGTTCCTCATCGTTCTGCTTCTCGGTTCGCTCGTGAACGGCTACCGCAGCGGGCTGGTGCGCAGCCTCAGCGGCATCATCGGCGCGATCGCTGGCGGAATCGCCGCATTCTTCGTGGTGCCTCTCGTGGGCACCTGGATTCCCGCCCCGGAATGGCGCACACCGGCCGCGCTCGGCGCCGCCGTCATTCTCGTGGCGGTCGGCTTCTCGCTGGGCGCTTCCGTGGGCAATTCCATCGGACGAGTCGCCCACCGTTCCAAACTCGGCATCATCGACCGTCTGCTGGGCGCCGGCTTCAGCGCGGTCGCCTCCGCCCTCATCGCGTCAATGGTTGCCTTCAGTGTCGGCGCACTCGGTGTGCCTTACCTGTCGCCGGCGATCGCGTCCTCCAGCGTGATCAGTGGAATCGACAACCTCACACCCGATCCCGTCAAGAGCCTGCTGGCACAGCTCCGCTCCGCCGCGGTTCAAGAGGGTCTCCCACGCATCGTCGATGCCTTCTCCGGGCCCGCTCCCGCGACAGCGGATGCCGACACCAGCAGTCCCGCGTTGGCCGTCGCCGCGCAGTCAGTCATGCGCATCACCGGCACCGCCTACGCCTGCGGCCAGAGCCAGTCGGGAACGGGGTTCGTCGTCGCGCCGAATCGCGTCATCACAAACGCCCACGTCGTCGCCGGAGTAACAGAGCCCGTGATCGAATCTCCGGCCGGCGAGGCGCTGCCCGGGACCGTCGTGTACTTCGATTCCGTCAACGACCTCGCTGTCATCGCCGTGGACGGCCTAGAGGAACCCGCGCTGCCGCTGGGTGACGACCTCTCCGTCGGCAGCAGTGCGGTGGCCCACGGATATCCTTTCGGTGGTCCTTTCGTAGCTGACCCTGCGCGCGTGCTGTCGCTGGGCACCCTCAGCGTCGCTGATATCTACGGCCAGGATCCGACTCCGCGCCAGGTCTACACACTCGCGTCTGACGTGCAGCAGGGCGAGTCTGGCGGTCCCCTTCTCAGCGAATCCGGTGAGGTGACCGGCGTGATCTTCGCGAAGTCCGCAGACACCGACAACGTTGGATACGCCCTTGCCCTGGAGGAATTCGCACCGGTCGTCGCCGAGGCTCCCGGGCTCACCGCATCCGTTTCTTCGGGCACCTGCATCCGCGGCTGA
- a CDS encoding sulfurtransferase, whose translation MSIALDPTPKFADYAHPERLVSADWLQANLRTPGLVVVESDEDVLLYETGHISGAVKIDWHTDLNDRVTRDFIDAPTFATVLGDKGISRDTTIVIYGDKSNWWAAYALWVFTLFGHEDVRLLDGGRDNWVAGGRELTTDAATITPAAYPVVERNDAPIRAFRDDVLAHFGNPLIDVRSPEEYSGSRTTMPAYPEEGALRGGHIPSAASVPWARAAAADSTFKTRAELDAIYKGEAGLTEGDNVIAYCRIGERSSHTWFVLTHLLGFEGVRNYDGSWTEWGNAVGVPIALGTDPGETPPARR comes from the coding sequence ATGTCCATCGCGCTCGATCCGACACCGAAATTCGCCGATTACGCCCACCCCGAACGATTGGTCTCCGCCGACTGGCTCCAGGCCAACCTCCGCACACCCGGACTCGTTGTCGTCGAGTCCGACGAAGATGTGCTCCTCTACGAAACCGGACACATCTCCGGCGCCGTCAAAATCGACTGGCACACAGATCTGAATGACCGGGTCACTCGTGACTTCATCGATGCCCCGACATTCGCAACCGTACTCGGCGACAAGGGCATTTCCCGCGATACGACAATCGTCATCTACGGCGACAAGAGCAACTGGTGGGCCGCCTACGCCCTCTGGGTGTTCACGCTCTTCGGTCATGAAGACGTGCGCCTGCTCGATGGCGGACGCGACAACTGGGTGGCAGGCGGCCGCGAGCTGACAACGGATGCCGCCACCATCACGCCCGCTGCCTACCCGGTCGTTGAGCGCAATGATGCTCCCATCAGGGCCTTCCGCGACGATGTGCTCGCACATTTCGGCAACCCCCTCATCGACGTGCGGTCCCCCGAGGAATACAGCGGAAGCCGCACCACCATGCCCGCATACCCCGAGGAGGGCGCCCTCCGCGGCGGACATATCCCGTCTGCGGCGTCTGTGCCGTGGGCTCGCGCGGCGGCGGCCGACTCCACATTCAAGACGCGCGCCGAACTTGACGCCATCTACAAGGGTGAAGCCGGACTCACGGAGGGCGACAACGTGATCGCCTACTGCCGCATCGGTGAGCGATCGAGCCACACCTGGTTTGTACTGACCCACCTGCTCGGTTTCGAAGGTGTGCGCAACTACGACGGTTCATGGACTGAGTGGGGAAATGCCGTGGGCGTGCCCATTGCACTCGGGACCGATCCGGGCGAGACTCCCCCGGCCCGCCGATGA
- a CDS encoding SufE family protein encodes MTESALPTQLADIREDFLALEQRDRLLLLLEFSNDLPELPEHYKDHPDLFERVIECQSPVFIFVEVDEEKKFHLYATAPRESPTTRGFASILVQGLDGLTPEQVLAVPDDYPQSIGLTEAVSPLRIRGMSALLARSKRQLRERTAP; translated from the coding sequence ATGACTGAAAGCGCCCTTCCGACACAGCTGGCCGATATCCGGGAGGATTTTCTCGCTCTCGAACAGCGTGATCGACTCCTCTTGCTGCTGGAGTTCTCCAATGATCTGCCCGAGCTGCCCGAGCACTACAAGGACCACCCCGACCTTTTTGAGCGGGTGATCGAGTGCCAGTCGCCCGTGTTCATATTCGTGGAGGTCGATGAGGAAAAGAAGTTCCATCTCTATGCCACGGCCCCGCGGGAGTCGCCGACAACCCGGGGTTTCGCGTCGATTCTGGTTCAGGGCCTCGACGGGCTGACTCCCGAGCAGGTGCTTGCCGTTCCGGATGACTACCCGCAGTCGATTGGCCTCACCGAGGCCGTTTCGCCCCTGCGTATCCGTGGCATGTCTGCCCTGCTGGCGCGTTCCAAACGCCAGCTACGGGAACGAACAGCACCCTAG
- the zapE gene encoding cell division protein ZapE yields the protein MTPQNHFQPAQHTHTQVPRLGERSPEITGAEIVAELVPPPQFEHASFESYRPDHDYPSQLGAVDKLHTFSALWSVQRPGGFFSRSRKVKAELPGIYLDGGFGVGKTHLLAALWHEAPGPKYFGTFIEYTALVGALGYQETITQLRSAKLICIDEFELDDPGDTMVMTRLLGELVSTGTRVAATSNTPPNSLGEGRFAAADFLREIQAMSSNFETVRIDGLDYRRRNASGQATSVEKEDLEHMVTVLQKRHSNFTEDNFGALMRHLGTVHPSKYVKMIRDVEIIALTDVFLLTDQTDALRLVAFIDRVYDAEIPIIASGLPLNEVFDAEMMSGGYRKKYQRSQSRMVALTTGELPPHAD from the coding sequence ATGACGCCACAGAACCACTTTCAGCCTGCACAGCACACGCACACCCAGGTGCCTCGGCTCGGCGAGCGGTCTCCGGAGATCACCGGAGCCGAGATCGTCGCTGAATTGGTTCCACCGCCACAGTTCGAACACGCGTCCTTCGAGTCCTACCGCCCGGACCACGACTACCCCTCGCAGCTCGGTGCTGTCGATAAGCTGCACACCTTCAGTGCCTTGTGGAGCGTTCAGCGCCCCGGTGGTTTCTTCTCGCGCAGCCGCAAGGTGAAGGCCGAACTGCCGGGCATTTACCTCGACGGTGGCTTCGGCGTGGGCAAAACCCATCTGCTCGCGGCGCTCTGGCACGAGGCTCCCGGGCCCAAGTACTTTGGCACCTTCATTGAGTACACGGCGCTGGTGGGGGCCCTGGGTTACCAGGAGACCATCACACAGCTTCGGAGCGCCAAACTGATCTGCATCGACGAGTTTGAGCTCGACGACCCGGGGGACACCATGGTGATGACGCGCCTGCTCGGTGAGCTGGTGTCCACCGGAACTCGAGTCGCCGCCACCTCCAACACGCCGCCGAACTCCCTCGGCGAGGGGCGGTTCGCGGCGGCGGACTTCCTGCGCGAGATCCAGGCCATGTCGTCGAACTTTGAAACTGTGCGAATCGACGGACTCGACTACCGTCGTCGCAATGCCTCCGGCCAGGCGACATCGGTCGAGAAGGAAGATCTCGAGCACATGGTCACGGTGTTGCAGAAACGGCACTCGAATTTCACCGAAGACAACTTCGGAGCCCTCATGCGGCATCTCGGCACGGTGCACCCGTCCAAGTACGTGAAGATGATTCGCGACGTGGAGATCATCGCCCTCACCGACGTCTTCCTCCTCACCGACCAAACGGATGCCCTGCGGCTCGTGGCATTCATTGATCGCGTGTACGACGCCGAGATTCCCATCATCGCGAGCGGCCTCCCGCTCAACGAGGTCTTTGACGCCGAGATGATGTCCGGAGGCTACCGCAAGAAGTACCAGCGGTCACAGTCCCGGATGGTAGCCCTGACCACGGGCGAATTACCGCCCCACGCCGACTAG
- a CDS encoding IS1182 family transposase: MNKRFRAFEPNAVMLVPPDLGEWLPQNHLSRFIADIVETQLDLKKFYASYAKSKGQPPYDPRLMVRVLLYGYCVGVRSSRELERVCVDVVAFRWLAAQQAPDFRSIARFRKRHLSSLGNVFLQALELCRAAGMVSLGQVALDGTKVRANASRRKAMSYARLTEKQKVLADEVSALLADADAIDDAEDARFGKDKRGDELPPELARRESRLVKLAEARAGLEADAAVRARKEAEKKARDKGDDDDIAAQKGDDAAKNAVVRPKAQRNFTDPDSRIMKTADGSFHYAYNAQAIVDADHQIIVATTLTNIGVDVEQVVPLVEKLHATTGVLPRQVLADAGYCSATNLDYAKTVEDGSDGRTEFFIATGRVKHGERVPEVPRGRIPANATLRERMARKLKTKKGRAVYARRKAIVEPVFGQIHTRQGKFVLLRGLEQAAHEWYLIAACHNLMKLHTMQTKALLATPAALIASPAT; encoded by the coding sequence GTGAACAAGCGGTTTCGGGCTTTCGAGCCGAATGCTGTGATGTTGGTGCCGCCGGATTTGGGTGAGTGGTTGCCGCAGAATCACCTTTCCCGTTTCATCGCGGACATCGTCGAAACTCAGCTGGATCTGAAGAAGTTCTATGCCTCTTACGCGAAGTCGAAGGGGCAGCCGCCGTATGACCCTCGGTTGATGGTCCGGGTGCTCCTTTACGGGTATTGCGTCGGGGTTCGTTCGTCACGCGAGTTGGAGCGGGTGTGCGTGGACGTGGTCGCGTTTCGCTGGTTGGCGGCGCAGCAGGCACCTGATTTTCGTTCCATCGCCCGGTTCCGCAAGCGTCATCTCTCCAGTCTGGGAAACGTGTTCTTGCAGGCATTGGAACTCTGCCGCGCGGCCGGAATGGTCTCACTCGGGCAGGTCGCGTTGGACGGCACGAAGGTGCGCGCGAATGCGTCCCGGCGCAAGGCGATGAGTTACGCCCGGTTGACGGAGAAGCAGAAGGTCCTCGCCGACGAGGTGTCTGCACTGCTGGCTGACGCGGACGCGATCGATGACGCGGAGGATGCTCGTTTCGGAAAGGACAAACGCGGTGATGAGTTGCCGCCGGAGCTCGCGCGGCGGGAGTCACGCTTGGTGAAACTGGCCGAAGCGCGCGCTGGCTTGGAGGCCGACGCGGCCGTCCGGGCGCGGAAAGAGGCCGAGAAGAAGGCCCGGGACAAGGGCGACGATGACGACATTGCTGCGCAGAAGGGTGATGATGCGGCGAAGAACGCGGTCGTGAGGCCGAAGGCTCAACGCAACTTCACCGACCCGGATTCACGGATCATGAAGACCGCCGACGGGTCGTTCCACTACGCCTACAACGCACAGGCCATCGTTGATGCCGACCATCAGATCATCGTCGCGACGACGCTGACGAATATTGGCGTGGATGTTGAACAGGTCGTGCCGCTGGTCGAGAAACTCCACGCCACGACCGGCGTCCTGCCCCGGCAGGTCCTGGCGGATGCCGGGTATTGTTCCGCAACAAATCTGGACTACGCGAAGACTGTTGAAGATGGCAGCGACGGCCGGACCGAGTTTTTCATCGCGACCGGCCGGGTCAAGCACGGCGAGCGTGTTCCTGAAGTTCCTCGGGGCCGGATCCCGGCCAATGCGACGCTGCGGGAACGCATGGCGCGGAAGCTCAAGACGAAGAAGGGCCGCGCGGTTTATGCGCGGCGCAAAGCGATCGTGGAGCCCGTGTTCGGTCAGATCCACACTCGGCAGGGCAAGTTTGTGTTGCTGCGCGGGTTGGAGCAAGCAGCGCACGAGTGGTATCTGATCGCGGCCTGCCACAACCTGATGAAGCTGCACACCATGCAAACCAAGGCGCTTCTGGCCACGCCGGCCGCGCTGATAGCTAGCCCGGCAACCTAA
- a CDS encoding ammonium transporter, with amino-acid sequence MDTGSIAWGIMATALVLFMTPGVAFFYGGLVKAKSVVSMMMMSFGALGLISVLWILYGFNMSVVDGPMQFAGNPFSDFGLSALATGETANTDLLGATYGATFAIITVALISGAVADRAKFGSWMIFAGVWATLVYFPVAAWVWGGGWIMELGNTLGLPGVIDYAGGTAVHINAGAAALALALVLGKRVGFQKGITKPHNVPLVLIGAAVLWFGWFGFNAGAEWLNGLANVGIIVVNTFGATAAAILGWMIVEKIKDGKATSVGAASGAVAGLVAITPACANLEPGWALLLGLIAGAVCAMAIEMKFKFGFDDSLDVVGIHLVGGVIGTLYLGFFAIDTGLFTGGGNLGQLATQVIAAFTVLIYSFVIAYVLGLVIEKTIGFRIKNEDELAGIDTIVHGEEGYALDRV; translated from the coding sequence ATGGATACGGGAAGCATTGCATGGGGGATCATGGCTACCGCCTTGGTCCTGTTTATGACTCCGGGCGTCGCGTTCTTCTACGGCGGACTGGTAAAGGCCAAGAGCGTCGTCAGCATGATGATGATGAGCTTTGGCGCATTGGGCCTGATCAGCGTGCTCTGGATCCTCTACGGGTTCAACATGAGCGTCGTTGACGGGCCGATGCAATTCGCCGGCAACCCGTTCTCTGACTTCGGGCTGAGCGCCCTCGCCACGGGCGAAACGGCCAATACCGACCTTCTGGGCGCAACCTACGGCGCGACATTCGCGATCATCACGGTTGCACTGATCTCCGGTGCGGTCGCCGACCGGGCAAAATTCGGCTCCTGGATGATCTTCGCCGGTGTCTGGGCGACGCTCGTGTACTTCCCGGTTGCGGCCTGGGTCTGGGGCGGTGGCTGGATCATGGAGCTCGGCAACACGCTCGGCCTCCCCGGCGTCATCGACTACGCCGGCGGTACCGCAGTGCACATCAACGCCGGTGCGGCAGCACTCGCACTCGCCCTGGTCCTCGGCAAGCGCGTGGGCTTCCAGAAAGGCATCACGAAGCCGCACAACGTTCCGCTGGTGCTCATCGGTGCCGCCGTTCTCTGGTTCGGCTGGTTCGGCTTCAACGCCGGTGCCGAGTGGCTCAACGGCCTGGCCAACGTGGGCATCATCGTCGTCAACACCTTCGGTGCCACCGCAGCTGCCATTCTCGGCTGGATGATCGTCGAGAAGATCAAGGACGGCAAGGCCACGTCCGTCGGAGCTGCATCCGGTGCCGTCGCCGGCCTCGTCGCCATCACCCCGGCGTGCGCCAACCTCGAGCCCGGCTGGGCGCTACTGCTCGGTCTCATTGCCGGTGCCGTTTGCGCGATGGCCATCGAGATGAAGTTCAAGTTCGGCTTCGACGACTCCCTCGACGTTGTGGGCATCCACCTCGTCGGAGGTGTCATCGGTACTCTGTACCTGGGCTTCTTCGCGATCGACACCGGCCTCTTCACAGGGGGCGGAAACCTCGGACAGCTCGCGACGCAGGTCATTGCGGCCTTCACAGTTCTGATCTACTCCTTCGTGATCGCCTACGTGCTGGGCCTCGTGATCGAGAAGACGATCGGATTCCGCATCAAGAACGAAGACGAGCTGGCCGGCATCGACACCATCGTGCACGGCGAAGAAGGATACGCACTGGACCGCGTCTAG